The proteins below are encoded in one region of Brassica napus cultivar Da-Ae chromosome A6, Da-Ae, whole genome shotgun sequence:
- the LOC106346886 gene encoding G-type lectin S-receptor-like serine/threonine-protein kinase At1g61480, translated as MGKERIVFFTSLLFFIIFPSLRFAGITTESPLSIGQTLSSSNGVYELGFFSPNNSQNQYVGIWYKGIIPRVVVWVANREKPVTDSTANLAINSNGTLLLFNGKHGVVWSIGETSASNGSRAELLDTGNLIVMENVSGRTVWESLAHLSDTMLPLSSMMYNLATGEKRVLTSWKSYTDPSPGDFVLEITPQVPSQVYTMRGSTRYWRSGPWTKTRYAGIPAMDVTYASPFSFQQDANGSGSFTYIETRLRSRIILTSDGSVRIYWHSGSDWILKYDALLTSCDIYGECGPFGLCVPPKCKCLKGFVPKYTEEWQRGNWTGGCVRRTELHCQGSSTGKDVNVFHPIANTKPPDSYELASSATPILFTEDCHQFCLHNCSCLAFSFINGIGCLVWSHELIDVVKFSAGGELLSIRLARSELGGYNRKSIVAASVASLFLFIVLGSSAFGFWRYRVKHKANKSNNASQYAWRNDLEPQDVEGLNFFEMNTIETATNNFSLSNKLGQGGFGSVYKGKLQDGTEIAVKRLSSSSGQGKEEFMNEIVLISKLQHKNLVRILGCCIEGEESLLIYEFLLNKSLDTFLFDSRKRLEIDWLKRFNIIQGIARGLLYLHRDSRLKVIHRDLKVSNILLDEKMNPKISDFGLARMYQGTEYQENTRRVVGTLGYMAPEYAWSGMFSEKSDIYSFGVLLLEIISGEKISRFCHGEEGKTLIAYAWESWCETGGVDLLDKDVAESCQPLEVERCVQIGLLCVQHQPSDRPNTLELLSMLTTTSDLPSPKEPTFVIHAREEESLSKGLITDNEISQTVILGR; from the exons ATGGGGAAGGAGAGGATCGTTTTCTTTACTTCTTTGCTCTTTTTTATCATATTTCCAAGTTTGAGGTTTGCAGGGATAACGACCGAGAGTCCTTTGTCAATAGGACAAACTCTCAGTTCCTCTAATGGAGTTTATGAACTCGGGTTCTTCAGTCCTAATAACTCGCAGAATCAATATGTCGGAATCTGGTACAAGGGTATCATTCCCCGGGTGGTTGTGTGGGTGGCCAATAGAGAAAAGCCTGTTACAGACTCCACGGCAAATCTAGCTATCAACAGCAATGGAACTCTTCTATTATTTAATGGCAAGCATGGCGTTGTCTGGTCCATTGGAGAAACTTCCGCATCAAACGGGTCTCGTGCAGAGCTTTTAGACACTGGAAATCTTATTGTCATGGAAAATGTCTCCGGAAGAACTGTATGGGAAAGCTTGGCGCATCTTAGTGATACTATGCTCCCTTTGTCGTCCATGATGTATAATCTCGCCACGGGTGAGAAGCGAGTGTTGACTTCTTGGAAAAGTTACACTGATCCATCGCCTGGTGACTTTGTGCTTGAGATTACACCACAGGTGCCATCACAGGTGTATACGATGAGAGGCTCAACTCGTTATTGGAGAAGCGGTCCATGGACTAAAACAAGGTACGCGGGGATACCAGCAATGGATGTGACATATGCAAGTCCATTCAGCTTCCAGCAGGATGCAAACGGGTCAGGATCTTTCACTTATATTGAAACAAGACTTCGTTCACGTATAATCCTAACATCAGATGGCTCAGTGAGGATTTATTGGCATAGTGGGAGTGACTGGATATTAAAATATGATGCTCTACTCACTTCATGCGATATTTATGGTGAATGTGGACCATTTGGATTGTGTGTACCACCAAAGTGCAAATGCTTAAAAGGGTTTGTACCAAAATATACTGAGGAGTGGCAAAGAGGAAACTGGACCGGTGGTTGTGTGAGACGTACCGAACTACATTGTCAAGGAAGCTCTACTGGCAAGGATGTAAACGTCTTCCATCCTATTGCCAATACAAAGCCTCCAGATAGTTACGAACTTGCAAGCTCAGCAACTCCCATCTTGTTCACTGAAGATTGTCACCAATTTTGCCTCCACAATTGTTCTTGCTTGgccttttcttttattaatgGTATAGGGTGCTTGGTGTGGAGTCACGAGCTAATAGACGTGGTGAAATTTTCTGCGGGAGGAGAGCTTCTTTCCATTCGTCTTGCACGTTCTGAACTAG GTGGATACAATCGCAAGAGTATTGTTGCTGCTAGTGTTGCAagcctttttctttttattgtatTGGGTTCTTCTGCGTTTGGTTTCTGGAGATACAGAGTGAAACATAAAG ctaataaatcaaataatgcTTCACAATATGCATGGAGAAATGATCTGGAACCACAAGATGTCGAAGGTTTAAATTTCTTTGAGATGAATACCATAGAAACTGCCACCAATAATTTCAGTCTATCAAACAAACTCGGACAAGGTGGATTTGGTTCAGTTTACAAG GGAAAACTGCAAGATGGGACAGAAATTGCTGTAAAACGGCTTTCTAGCAGCTCGGGGCAGGGCAAAGAAGAGTTTATGAATGAAATAGTACTCATCTCAAAACTACAACACAAAAACTTAGTTCGGATTTTAGGATGTTGcattgaaggagaagagagcctATTAATTTATGAGTTCTTGTTGAACAAAAGCCTTGATACTTTTCTCTTTG ATTCAAGAAAAAGGCTTGAGATTGACTGGCTAAAGAGATTCAATATCATCCAAGGTATTGCTCGCGGACTTCTCTATCTCCACCGTGACTCACGCCTCAAGGTCATTCACCGAGACCTGAAGGTGAGCAACATCCTTCTAGATGAGAAAATGAACCCAAAAATATCAGATTTTGGATTGGCTCGGATGTATCAGGGAACCGAGTATCAGGAAAACACTCGCAGAGTTGTAGGAACCCT AGGATATATGGCTCCTGAGTATGCATGGAGTGGGATGTTCTCTGAGAAGTCAGACATCTACAGCTTCGGAGTGCTGCTATTGgaaatcatcagtggagaaaaGATCTCAAGATTCTGCCATGGAGAAGAAGGAAAAACTCTTATTGCTTAT GCGTGGGAATCTTGGTGTGAAACCGGAGGAGTTGATCTTTTGGATAAAGATGTTGCTGAATCATGTCAGCCATTAGAAGTTGAGAGATGTGTTCAGATTGGTTTGCTTTGTGTTCAGCACCAACCTTCAGACAGACCCAACACACTTGAGTTGCTCTCCATGCTCACCACAACATCAGATCTTCCATCACCAAAAGAACCCACATTTGTAATTCATGCTCGAGAAGAAGAATCCCTATCTAAAGGTTTGATCACTGATAATGAGATATCACAAACTGTGATCCTTGGACGTTAA
- the LOC125575444 gene encoding zinc finger BED domain-containing protein RICESLEEPER 2-like, translating to MGSSRDDSEEQFSLNTDYSPPATCDLGTQQLIARLAAEEERNDLRADEADDGKKQARKRKLISLVDSEEESDVEITPPTQSTKPRRQTTYGTAKRKPMLQSTLDGGSGSSARARSQKNVPLKAVIRGGRRKASTQPLSSEARKKKGSSSRSQKNKKKIDEDIPDFDDDFEEVELDEAEINLEEMENRQWSDVWKDFTVVEKPNGDLKAVCNHCKNEYAWYSHSHGTSGLRRHRGRCKMYPRNGGRQQQLNTEGKVVARKYDHTVFRQLVAKTIVQHDLPYSYVEYERVRETWKYLNVDVQFICRNTAKSDVYRLYESERETLKRELASLPGRVSFTSDLWTSLKREGYMCVTAHYIDRNWKLNSKILSFSALPPPHNGMSVAVHLLESLQEWGLDKKVFSITLDNASSNDSMQDIVKSQLLLNDDLLCGGEFFHVRCAAHILNLIVQDGLKVIGGALHKVRESIKYVLASEAREELFEKCVNAAGITENAGLILDVQTRWNSTYFMLERAIKFRKAFVKLETFDKRGYKVAPTAEEWTRADKICQFLCPFAEITKLMSGANYPTSNLYFYQVWSIHEWLQMNECSEDEIVRKMVPPMKEKFDKYWDEVSGVFAMAAVFDPRFKLSIVECCLGKLDMSTRDVKLKNLRQKLSILFESYDKKSKANSPSTEPRETVPQNVTSAGSMGLFGNYQEFFKFRKVNGAATGKTALEAYLDEPPLDIDSLESLDILQFWKTNTHRYGDLAAMACDLLSIPITTVASESSFSIGSRVLNKYRSRLLPKNVQALICTRNWIKGYEAYEHEDEIDPAEETLPSFDSIANEENDDAEV from the exons ATGGGATCATCCAGAGACGATTCAGAAGAGCAATTCAGTTTGAATACTGACTACTCGCCACCAGCTACCTGTGACTTGGGGACTCAGCAACTCATTGCCAGACTTGctgcagaagaagaaaggaatgaTCTGAGAGCTGATGAGGCTGATGATGGAAAGAAGCAAGCACGGAAAAGAAAGTTGATTAGTCTGGTCGATTCAGAAGAAGAATCTGATGTTGAAATCACACCTCCAACCCAATCAACCAAGCCTCGCAGACAAACAACTTATGGAACAGCCAAGCGGAAGCCCATGTTACAATCCACTCTGGATGGTGGTAGTGGCTCGTCCGCACGGGCTCGTAGTCAGAAGAATGTTCCGTTGAAAGCCGTGATTaggggaggaagaagaaaggcaTCAACTCAGCCCTTGTCTAGTGAGGCGCGAAAAAAGAAGGGCTCCTCTAGTCGGTCgcagaagaataagaagaagattgATGAGGATATACCGGATTTTGATGATGATTTCGAAGAAGTTGAGTTGGATGAGGCTGAAATCAATTTGGAAGAGATGGAGAATAGGCAATGGTCAGACGTTTGGAAGGATTTCACTGTGGTTGAAAAACCAAATGGAGATTTGAAAGCTGTATGCAATCATTGCAAGAATGAGTATGCGTGGTATTCTCACTCGCATGGAACAAGTGGGTTGAGGAGACATCGAGGGAGATGTAAAATGTACCCAAGGAATGGAGGAAGGCAGCAACAACTCAATACCGAGGGTAAAGTAGTAGCTCGCAAGTACGATCATACTGTGTTTAGGCAGTTGGTAGCAAAGACAATTGTCCAGCATGATCTACCATACTCTTACGTGGAGTATGAAAGAGTGAGAGAGACATGGAAGTATTTGAATGTTGATGTCCAATTCATCTGTCGAAACACGGCGAAATCAGATGTTTATCGTTTGTATGAAAGCGAGAGAGAGACACTGAAACGTGAGTTAGCGAGTCTTCCTGGACGAGTCTCCTTCACTTCCGACTTGTGGACATCACTGAAACGTGAAGGATACATGTGTGTGACAGCACATTACATTGATCGGAATTGGAAGTTGAACAGCAAGATCCTGTCATTTAGTGCTCTACCACCACCACATAACGGAATGAGTGTTGCGGTTCACCTTCTTGAGTCGCTGCAAGAGTGGGGTCTCGACAAGAAGGTTTTCTCTATCACATTGGATAATGCTTCAAGTAATGACTCGATGCAAGACATAGTCAAATCGCAGCTGTTGTTAAATGATGATTTGTTATGTGGAGGAGAATTTTTTCATGTCAGATGTGCTGCTCACATCCTTAACCTGATAGTGCAAGATGGTTTGAAGGTTATTGGAGGCGCTTTGCACAAAGTTAGAGAGAGTATTAAGTATGTGCTAGCATCGGAAGCGCGGGAAGAGTTGTTTGAAAAATGCGTGAATGCTGCAGGCATAACTGAAAACGCGGGTCTGATCTTGGATGTGCAGACAAGATGGAACTCGACTTACTTTATGCTTGAAAGAGCCATCAAGTTCCGTAAAGCTTTTGTTAAGTTGGAGACATTTGATAAGAGAGGTTATAAAGTGGCGCCTACAGCTGAGGAATGGACGCGAGCTGATAAGATATGCCAATTTTTGTGCCCTTTCGCAGAGATCACAAAACTGATGTCAGGTGCTAATTACCCCACCTCGAACTTGTATTTTTATCAAGTTTGGTCCATCCATGAGTGGCTTCAAATGAATGAGTGCAGCGAGGATGAGATCGTCCGAAAAATGGTGCCACCAATGAAAGAGAAATTTGATAAGTATTGGGATGAAGTTAGTGGTGTTTTTGCAATGGCAGCAGTCTTTGATCCACGTTTCAAGCTTTCAATTGTGGAGTGTTGCTTAGGGAAGCTTGACATGAGTACACGTGATGTGAAGTTGAAGAACTTGCGCCAGAAGCTGAGTATTTTGTTCGAGTCTTACGACAAAAAATCCAAGGCTAACTCACCGTCTACGGAGCCACGTGAGACGGTTCCACAAAATGTCACTTCTGCAGGTTCCATGGGACTGTTTGGAAACTACCAA GAATTCTTTAAATTTCGCAAAGTCAACGGAGCTGCTACTGGAAAGACAGCTCTAGAAGCTTATCTTGATGAACCTCCTTTGGACATTGATAGTTTAGAGAGCTTGGACATTCTCCAATTCTGGAAAACTAACACTCATCGTTATGGTGATTTGGCTGCAATGGCTTGTGATCTGCTCAGCATTCCTATCACAACAGTGGCTTCAGAGTCCTCCTTTAGTATTGGATCGCGAGTTCTTAACAAATACCGGAGCCGTTTACTCCCAAAAAATGTGCAAGCTCTGATATGCACTAGGAATTGGATCAAAGGATATGAGGCTTATGAACATG aaGACGAAATTGATCCTGCAGAGGAGACATTACCATCTTTTGACTCCATTgccaatgaagaaaatgatgatgCGGAAGTCTGA